A genomic region of Stegostoma tigrinum isolate sSteTig4 chromosome 13, sSteTig4.hap1, whole genome shotgun sequence contains the following coding sequences:
- the LOC125458243 gene encoding protocadherin-10-like, whose protein sequence is MARLTFWSFYVQSLCLIFSQTVYSVHGTIRYSIPEELQKGTIVGNIAKDLGLDVRQLSARKFRIVTEKHKQYLDVNSENGLLFVEEKIDREQLCEPIFACVLTLEAVTETPFNLYHIEVEIIDINDNPPAFQKGEIRFEILEVASPGARFPLQRAHDPDSSSNSVHTYRLSQNDFFALELQKNSDQIITPELVLQKALDREQQATHRLTLTAIDGGSPSKSGSIQVVIIVSDINDNGPVFDENVYQVVIPENAKKGSLIAKVNAIDLDEGVNGEIMYSFSDDTGDKIRKLFSIDPEKGEIRVNEMIDFEEMENFEMTVQAKDRGAAGIPSYCKVLVKVTDVNDNAPKIMINSVHTPIPEGAPRGTLVAILKVTDRDSKQRQAVYCHVSTDVPFKLDRSLNNYYTVVTDGVIDREKMPEYNITITCTDTGNPPLSTNKTIPVQILDVNDNAPRFTQPFFTMYVTENNAIGSSIGFLPAVDPDRNENGRLSYSILDSFVHGVPVSAFVFVDSNSGVMFAQQIFDYEQLHDLRLSAQVMDNGSPPLSSNVTVNVIIVDQNDNAPVILSPLANKGSAAEETMPRSADPGYLVIKVTATDADSGQNAQLFYQLDQPTDESLFTVASESGEVWTIRRFDAKDSQKQKIVILVRDNGKPSLSSTISINLSVLETDHAIASDVVALRDSDFWAHGARVYLIISFGIISFVFLVAIVILAIKVHKGAHEDHGDCCSSQILFCAARRESLRGVQKASADIPIPVNYQDVYERAAFLQTARYDGCPTSNSVARDFTLLKLHAPLESTTTVKDGSLLIDHTAKDPYSTVKETIQPHQVTRLS, encoded by the coding sequence ATGGCTCGTTTAACATTCTGGTCATTTTATGTGCAATCTCTTTGTTTGATATTCAGCCAAACTGTATACTCAGTTCACGGGACCATTCGCTATTCGATTCCCGAAGAGTTGCAGAAAGGTACTATTGTTGGGAATATTGCAAAAGACCTCGGTCTAGATGTACGACAGCTCTCCGCTCGGAAGTTTCGGATTGTAACGGAAAAGCACAAGCAGTATTTGGATGTAAATTCTGAAAACGGACTTTTGTTCGTCGAAGAGAAAATAGACCGGGAACAGCTCTGCGAACCGATATTCGCATGTGTGTTGACTTTGGAAGCTGTGACTGAGACTCCATTTAATTTATATCATATAGAAGTTGAGATTATCGACATAAACGACAATCCGCCCGCGTTCCAGAAAGGCGAGATCCGTTTTGAAATATTAGAGGTTGCTTCGCCTGGAGCCCGCTTTCCACTTCAAAGAGCGCACGACCCCGATTCTTCAAGCAACAGCGTCCACACTTATCGACTAAGCCAAAATGATTTCTTTGCTTTAGAACTACAAAAGAATAGCGATCAAATAATTACTCCAGAGCTCGTCCTGCAAAAAGCCTTAGATAGAGAGCAGCAAGCGACTCATCGACTAACACTAACCGCAATCGATGGAGGATCCCCAAGCAAATCAGGAAGCATACAGGTTGTGATAATCGTTTCCGATATTAATGACAATGGACCTGTTTTCGATGAGAATGTGTATCAAGTTGTTATTCCTGAAAACGCAAAAAAGGGTTCTTTAATTGCAAAGGTTAATGCGATAGATTTAGACGAGGGAGTAAATGGTGAAATAATGTATTCTTTCAGCGATGACACTGGCGATAAAATACGTAAACTGTTCAGCATTGATCCTGAGAAAGGAGAGATCAGAGTAAATGAAATGATTGATTTCGAGGAGATGGAGAATTTCGAGATGACGGTGCAAGCAAAGGACAGAGGCGCTGCAGGAATACCATCGTATTGCAAGGTCCTAGTTAAAGTTACTGATGTTAATGATAATGCTCCCAAAATTATGATAAATTCTGTACATACCCCGATTCCAGAGGGCGCCCCTAGAGGGACATTAGTAGCCATTTTGAAAGTTACGGACAGAGACTCCAAACAAAGACAGGCGGTTTATTGCCATGTTTCCACGGATGTTCCCTTTAAACTTGACAGGTCTTTGAATAACTATTACACAGTGGTTACAGATGGTGTTATAGATCGTGAAAAGATGCCTGAGTATAACATTACAATTACATGCACGGACACAGGCAACCCCCCGCTTTCGACTAACAAGACCATTCCAGTGCAAATATTGGATGTAAATGACAATGCACCACGCTTTACGCAGCCTTTTTTTACAATGTATGTGACGGAAAATAACGCTATAGGCTCGTCAATCGGATTTCTACCGGCAGTTGATCCGGACAGGAATGAAAATGGCCGACTCTCGTATTCCATCCTGGATAGTTTCGTTCATGGTGTGCCTGTGTCCGCATTCGTCTTTGTTGATTCAAACAGCGGAGTGATGTTTGCACAGCAAATATTCGATTACGAACAGCTTCACGATCTTCGGCTTTCTGCACAAGTAATGGATAACGGGTCCCCACCGCTCTCCAGTAACGTAACTGTAAATGTGATCATAGTCGATCAGAATGATAACGCCCCCGTGATCCTATCACCACTGGCAAATAAAGGCTCGGCAGCAGAGGAGACCATGCCCAGATCTGCTGATCCGGGTTACCTTGTGATTAAAGTGACAGCTACAGACGCTGATTCAGGACAGAACGCCCAGTTATTTTATCAGCTTGACCAGCCTACTGATGAAAGTTTGTTTACCGTAGCTTCCGAATCAGGAGAAGTATGGACTATACGCCGCTTTGACGCAAAAGattcacagaaacagaaaatCGTGATCCTGGTCAGAGATAACGGAAAGCCTTCACTTTCTTCAACTATCAGTATCAACTTGTCAGTGTTAGAAACTGATCATGCCATTGCATCTGATGTCGTTGCGCTGAGGGACTCTGATTTTTGGGCACACGGTGCCAGAGTGTATTTGATCATTTCTTTTGGGATAATCTCCTTTGTCTTTCTTGTGGCTATTGTAATCCTCGCCATAAAAGTTCACAAAGGCGCACATGAAGATCATGGCGACTGTTGTTCCTCACAGATTCTGTTCTGTGCTGCGCGAAGAGAATCACTGCGAGGCGTTCAAAAGGCCAGTGCGGATATTCCAATTCCGGTTAATTACCAGGATGTGTACGAAAGAGCAGCCTTTCTTCAAACAGCTCGATATGACGGGTGTCCGACTTCAAATTCAGTCGCGAGGGACTTCACGCTGTTAAAGTTACATGCTCCGCTGGAATCAACGACCACTGTAAAAGATGGCTCTTTGTTAATAGATCACACTGCAAAGGACCCCTATTCTACTGTGAAGGAAACCATTCAACCTCaccag